The Terriglobales bacterium genome has a segment encoding these proteins:
- a CDS encoding DUF4388 domain-containing protein, giving the protein MSAAATATPPRILVIDSNVFFAKRLGDALKHEGFDVVHSTQSAYAMTMLEWNTPAAILCATNLREMGAHELPKILHADLKTAHIPIIAIGDGGDQALMEAFRAGCDDYVDRRLGPEHIAAHVRTFLRSHQEGFQPTQMLTGSETALSGSLSHMELPGVIQMLTHSRQTGALHVNAGETDGIIFFDAGDVSHAESGDLIGDDAVVHIVKSCNQVENGVYKFVPGATAATRTVLRSATELMLDALREVDESEHDAAEGGSQ; this is encoded by the coding sequence ATGAGCGCCGCCGCCACCGCCACCCCGCCCAGGATCCTGGTCATCGACAGCAACGTTTTCTTCGCCAAGCGGCTGGGCGACGCTCTCAAGCACGAGGGCTTCGACGTGGTGCACAGCACCCAGTCGGCCTACGCCATGACCATGCTGGAGTGGAACACGCCCGCCGCCATCCTCTGCGCCACCAACCTGCGGGAGATGGGAGCGCACGAGCTTCCCAAGATCCTGCACGCCGACCTGAAGACGGCGCACATTCCCATCATCGCCATCGGCGACGGCGGCGACCAGGCACTGATGGAGGCTTTCCGCGCCGGCTGCGACGACTACGTGGACCGCCGCCTGGGCCCGGAGCACATCGCCGCCCACGTGCGTACCTTCCTGCGCAGCCACCAGGAAGGCTTCCAGCCCACCCAGATGCTCACCGGCTCGGAGACCGCGCTCAGCGGCAGCCTGTCGCACATGGAGTTGCCGGGGGTGATCCAGATGCTGACCCACTCGCGGCAGACGGGAGCGCTGCACGTCAACGCCGGCGAGACCGACGGCATCATCTTCTTCGACGCCGGCGATGTCTCCCACGCCGAGAGTGGCGACCTGATCGGCGACGACGCCGTCGTCCACATCGTCAAGAGCTGCAACCAGGTGGAGAACGGCGTCTACAAGTTCGTTCCCGGGGCCACCGCCGCCACCCGCACCGTGCTGCGCTCGGCCACCGAACTGATGCTCGACGCCCTCCGCGAGGTGGACGAGAGCGAGCACGATGCAGCCGAGGGAGGTTCGCAATGA
- a CDS encoding chemotaxis protein CheW yields the protein MSSARANPTSPAAGRSFVLFPLGKKRFALPADLVTELARPDRLQAFPHTTPLLTGVLVRRSHIVPVFDVAQVLIGPGAPARKFYLIATRHFGAAPEWTAIPVSGECELATAEVVPPAGKLPPYVVGLLSLEREIVELLDLEKLAEAEVST from the coding sequence ATGAGCAGCGCGCGCGCCAATCCGACTTCGCCGGCGGCCGGGCGCTCCTTCGTCCTCTTTCCCCTGGGGAAGAAGCGTTTCGCGCTGCCCGCCGACCTCGTCACCGAACTGGCCCGCCCCGACCGCCTGCAGGCCTTCCCGCACACCACCCCGCTGCTCACCGGGGTGCTGGTACGGCGTTCGCACATCGTGCCCGTTTTCGACGTGGCCCAGGTGCTGATCGGGCCGGGCGCGCCCGCCCGCAAGTTCTACCTCATCGCCACGCGCCATTTCGGCGCCGCCCCGGAGTGGACCGCCATCCCGGTCTCCGGGGAGTGTGAGCTTGCCACCGCGGAGGTGGTCCCACCCGCGGGCAAGCTGCCCCCGTACGTGGTGGGGCTGCTCTCGCTGGAGCGCGAGATCGTCGAGTTGCTCGACCTGGAGAAGCTGGCCGAGGCGGAGGTGTCCACATGA